A genomic window from Tolypothrix sp. PCC 7910 includes:
- a CDS encoding transglycosylase domain-containing protein, translating to MSSPQPPQKPQTILGQLTQAVHTIQARVDFSKLALKPNAKVPELLVQDAGSDKAEVYPLLGDRYVLGRSSKSCDIVIRNPVVSQIHLSLSRDSTQRTPVFVIKDENSTNGIYRGKRRISSLELRHGDIFTLGPPELAASVRLQYIDPPAWYVKAATWTAYGVGGVSALVALAIGVEWLKFSVRPLPTATRAPVIVYARDGATPLREPRTTSHVDMKRLEDFGPYLPKAVIASEDSRYYWHVGVDPLGILRAVLINSRSGDVQQGASTVTQQVARSLFRDYVGRQDSLGRKLREAVVALKLETFYSKDEILLTYLNRVFLGGDTSGFEDAAKYYFEKSAKDLTLAEAATLVGILPGPNAFDFCGDGQNKLQAAEYRNRVIKRMVEMGQIKVEDANRARRSTVQVSPKVCEQQAKTLSPYFYSYVFQELEQILGEGAAKEGNYIIETQLELGIQAQAEASLRNSVNNSGASFDFSQGAMVTLDSSTGGILAMVGGTDYKKSQFNRAVQAKRQPGSTFKIFAYTAAIQQGISPYKSYSCAPLTWQGFTYKPCRAGADTSLDIATGLALSENPIALRVAREIGLDKVVAMAQRLGVKSPLDPVPGLVLGQSVVDVLEMTGAFGAIGNRGVWNRPHAISRILDSSDCRDRKDLKTCRVIYSFDQDPDANRRVLSNEVADQMTTLMRGVVTRGTGRSAALGLGEAGKTGTTNDNVDLWFIGFIPSRRLVTGIWLGNDNNSPTSGSSAQAAQLWGNYMGRIVK from the coding sequence ATGAGTTCCCCCCAACCTCCCCAAAAGCCACAAACTATACTTGGTCAACTGACACAAGCAGTACATACAATTCAAGCTAGGGTGGATTTTTCCAAACTAGCGCTCAAACCTAATGCTAAAGTACCGGAACTCTTGGTGCAGGATGCGGGGTCAGATAAGGCAGAAGTGTATCCGTTGTTGGGCGATCGCTATGTTTTAGGTCGTAGTTCTAAATCCTGCGATATAGTGATCCGTAACCCGGTAGTTAGCCAAATTCACCTATCATTATCACGGGATTCTACGCAGCGCACTCCCGTTTTTGTGATTAAAGACGAGAATTCCACCAATGGTATTTACCGTGGTAAGCGACGCATTAGTTCTTTAGAATTACGTCACGGTGATATTTTTACCTTAGGCCCGCCAGAACTAGCCGCTTCTGTGCGTCTGCAATATATCGATCCACCAGCCTGGTATGTGAAAGCAGCAACTTGGACTGCTTATGGTGTTGGTGGTGTGAGTGCTTTAGTGGCTTTAGCAATTGGCGTAGAATGGCTGAAATTTTCGGTGAGGCCTTTACCTACAGCTACCCGTGCGCCAGTGATTGTGTACGCCCGTGATGGTGCTACACCCCTGCGTGAACCAAGAACTACATCTCACGTAGACATGAAGCGGTTAGAGGATTTTGGCCCGTATTTGCCAAAAGCTGTGATTGCCTCAGAAGATAGTCGTTATTACTGGCACGTTGGGGTTGATCCATTGGGGATTTTGCGTGCTGTGTTGATTAACAGTCGCAGTGGTGATGTGCAGCAAGGTGCCAGTACTGTTACCCAACAAGTTGCCCGTAGTTTATTCCGCGATTATGTCGGTAGGCAAGATTCCCTCGGACGAAAATTACGGGAAGCAGTGGTTGCTCTCAAATTAGAGACATTCTACAGCAAAGATGAAATCTTGCTGACGTATTTGAATCGAGTATTTTTAGGTGGGGATACCTCTGGTTTTGAGGATGCTGCTAAGTATTACTTTGAGAAGTCAGCTAAAGACTTAACTTTGGCAGAAGCCGCAACATTGGTAGGAATTTTACCTGGCCCTAACGCTTTTGATTTTTGTGGCGATGGACAAAATAAGCTGCAAGCCGCTGAATACCGCAATCGTGTGATTAAGCGGATGGTGGAAATGGGCCAAATTAAAGTTGAGGATGCTAACCGCGCCAGACGTTCCACTGTGCAAGTTAGCCCTAAAGTCTGCGAACAGCAAGCTAAAACGCTCAGTCCTTACTTTTACAGCTATGTCTTTCAAGAGTTAGAGCAAATTCTGGGGGAGGGAGCAGCAAAAGAGGGTAATTATATTATTGAAACCCAGCTAGAGCTGGGAATACAAGCGCAAGCAGAAGCATCCTTACGCAATTCAGTCAACAATTCAGGTGCAAGTTTTGATTTTTCCCAAGGGGCAATGGTGACCTTGGATTCCAGCACTGGTGGTATTTTGGCAATGGTAGGAGGCACAGATTACAAAAAAAGTCAATTTAATCGTGCAGTTCAAGCTAAAAGACAACCAGGTTCCACCTTTAAAATTTTTGCTTACACCGCAGCGATTCAGCAAGGAATTTCACCATATAAAAGCTACTCCTGCGCGCCTTTAACTTGGCAAGGCTTTACTTATAAACCTTGCCGTGCTGGTGCTGATACTAGTTTAGATATAGCCACAGGTTTGGCTCTTTCAGAAAATCCCATTGCTTTGCGGGTGGCACGGGAAATTGGCTTAGATAAAGTCGTAGCTATGGCTCAACGTTTAGGGGTAAAGTCACCACTCGATCCAGTTCCCGGTTTAGTATTGGGTCAAAGCGTCGTTGATGTCTTGGAAATGACTGGTGCTTTTGGTGCAATTGGAAATCGGGGGGTGTGGAATCGTCCCCATGCCATTAGTAGAATTTTAGACAGTAGCGATTGCCGCGATCGCAAAGATTTAAAAACTTGTCGAGTAATTTACTCCTTCGACCAAGACCCCGATGCCAATAGACGAGTACTATCTAATGAGGTAGCCGATCAAATGACAACTTTAATGCGCGGAGTAGTTACTAGAGGTACAGGTAGAAGTGCGGCTTTGGGATTAGGAGAAGCTGGTAAAACAGGTACAACTAACGACAACGTTGACTTATGGTTTATCGGTTTTATCCCTAGCCGTCGCTTAGTGACTGGTATTTGGCTAGGAAACGACAACAATTCCCCCACATCTGGTAGTAGCGCTCAAGCAGCCCAGCTGTGGGGAAATTATATGGGACGAATTGTGAAGTAA
- a CDS encoding DUF4335 domain-containing protein, with protein sequence MNIQRKYSLPNCTLLLEGLSDASRAAHFQEMRPELSILVNAECYLSSYNQPLVGGREFFESLVRAVSGYAQEFLSNVPNPQAHNQDSELVELQKIDINRHRLIVHSEEEAQGFNANPSNHKEPVQIDLNTVQLFDLVEAVDQFFADTQTLPELSLELQPVTRRNSVGNQAVLKQAVPASIGVSSLAVAALALSLIPSPQLRTPESNTQNPTSSTTPNVTPSATPAAAETATPAAAVTPTTSPSATSTPIAAVTPTPSSEITPTPIAAVTPTPTPTTTPEVKDLEKLLTTVPEITDPSKLRALNRQLYNQINPAWTNRSELSEDVVYRVGVAADGAIIGYKAVNQKANEEIQKTPLPNLLYNPATRGAIQNEPIAQYRVVLTKTGVLEVSPWRGYAKTPEVVGSKITDAKTVNDLSQKLYSTVRQNWGGTPTFERYLKYRVAVNKDGAIADYEPLNQVAYDYARETPLPQLLQQAQGSNLVAPNSKEPLAHFQLIFQPSGKLEIAPWRGY encoded by the coding sequence ATGAATATTCAACGTAAGTATAGTCTACCTAATTGCACGTTGCTTCTAGAAGGTTTAAGCGATGCGAGCCGGGCTGCACATTTTCAAGAAATGCGCCCAGAATTATCAATATTGGTAAATGCAGAATGCTATTTATCTAGTTATAATCAGCCTTTAGTAGGTGGACGAGAATTTTTTGAGAGTTTGGTGAGGGCGGTTAGTGGTTATGCTCAGGAATTTTTGAGTAATGTGCCAAATCCCCAAGCTCATAATCAAGATTCAGAGTTAGTTGAGTTACAGAAAATAGACATTAACAGACACAGGTTAATTGTCCATTCAGAGGAGGAAGCTCAAGGTTTTAATGCTAACCCTAGCAATCATAAAGAACCGGTTCAAATTGATTTAAATACAGTACAGCTATTTGATTTAGTAGAAGCGGTTGATCAGTTTTTTGCTGACACGCAAACTTTACCAGAGTTATCTCTGGAATTACAACCGGTTACTAGACGAAATAGTGTTGGCAATCAAGCTGTACTGAAGCAAGCAGTACCTGCTAGTATAGGTGTTTCGAGTTTAGCAGTAGCAGCACTAGCTTTAAGCTTAATTCCATCTCCCCAATTACGTACACCAGAGTCAAACACACAAAATCCAACTAGCTCCACAACACCTAACGTTACACCCAGCGCTACACCTGCGGCTGCTGAAACTGCCACACCCGCAGCAGCTGTTACGCCTACAACTTCCCCTAGTGCAACATCCACACCAATAGCGGCGGTAACACCAACACCCTCATCGGAAATTACACCCACACCAATAGCAGCGGTAACACCAACGCCTACTCCTACAACAACACCTGAAGTTAAAGATTTAGAAAAACTTTTAACTACCGTACCGGAAATTACCGACCCATCAAAACTACGGGCATTGAACCGTCAATTGTATAACCAAATTAATCCGGCTTGGACTAATCGTTCTGAACTATCAGAGGATGTAGTTTATCGTGTAGGTGTAGCAGCAGACGGTGCAATTATTGGCTATAAAGCCGTAAATCAAAAGGCAAATGAGGAAATACAGAAAACTCCTCTACCCAATCTCCTTTATAATCCTGCCACCCGAGGCGCTATTCAGAACGAACCAATTGCTCAATACAGAGTCGTTTTGACAAAAACAGGAGTACTGGAAGTTAGCCCTTGGCGTGGATATGCTAAAACACCAGAAGTTGTGGGTAGCAAAATCACTGATGCCAAGACAGTTAATGATTTAAGCCAAAAGCTATATAGTACAGTGCGCCAAAACTGGGGAGGTACGCCTACCTTTGAGAGATATTTGAAGTATCGGGTGGCGGTCAACAAAGATGGTGCGATCGCAGACTATGAGCCACTCAATCAAGTCGCCTATGATTATGCTCGGGAAACTCCACTTCCCCAGTTGTTGCAACAGGCTCAAGGTTCAAATTTAGTTGCACCCAATAGCAAAGAACCTCTAGCCCATTTCCAACTCATTTTTCAGCCAAGTGGCAAATTAGAAATTGCTCCTTGGCGTGGATATTAA
- a CDS encoding DUF3038 domain-containing protein: protein MNVSASLTPFNSPTPSSLPMILDTLPDPATEGQLCPRRTRVQIDLILLAIEALELGGSEAILAFADELELKGIIKDRVNLWRMRSSNPLRRAHMRRPLSIMEAKALVVIACYIARRLTVVIRQLLMIYQQMNEKQLPLEQNLRLSNYLERFRTHFKSRMSSRRSGSLALTSDEKLDELAINLLGQLLFCTGTAGMQRFWISLFDGEVE, encoded by the coding sequence ATGAATGTCTCCGCTAGTTTAACGCCGTTTAACAGTCCTACTCCCTCGTCATTGCCTATGATTCTGGATACCTTACCCGATCCGGCGACAGAGGGGCAACTATGTCCCCGAAGAACTCGGGTACAAATCGATTTAATTTTACTGGCAATTGAAGCTTTAGAACTGGGTGGTTCGGAAGCTATTTTGGCTTTTGCAGATGAGTTGGAATTAAAAGGCATTATTAAAGATAGGGTAAATTTGTGGCGAATGCGTAGCTCTAATCCACTACGAAGAGCGCATATGCGTCGCCCCTTAAGTATTATGGAAGCAAAAGCTCTGGTAGTAATTGCTTGCTATATAGCTAGACGTTTGACAGTGGTTATTCGCCAGTTATTGATGATTTATCAACAAATGAATGAAAAGCAACTACCACTGGAACAAAACTTACGGCTATCTAATTATTTAGAGCGGTTTAGAACGCATTTTAAGAGTAGGATGAGTTCTCGCAGATCTGGCTCGTTAGCATTAACTTCAGATGAAAAATTAGATGAGCTAGCTATAAATTTATTAGGACAACTACTCTTCTGTACTGGCACAGCTGGAATGCAGCGGTTCTGGATCAGTCTTTTTGATGGGGAAGTAGAATGA